One Oryza glaberrima chromosome 10, OglaRS2, whole genome shotgun sequence DNA segment encodes these proteins:
- the LOC127752733 gene encoding uncharacterized protein LOC127752733 isoform X1 codes for MDYDDSDFQSQNFQLAGEDNNKFPAGLRQFPLPKLDIDDQLQSHLRFDNLIDSEGLFSGQGHGNSWIEVLSTGSSVVDFSSSAAESCSINRTNNVWSEATSTESVEMLLKSVGENEMTGNMDENAHHQISGMDSKTDPSNMPSKTSDSPTGNIIVPAENDKSQSTRSEMAEDPSRIQPQLEHIRPFSVDDKAEQAVGSTLSDRKSNYTLESVSERCIVSGRSSSPKKTSESCPDVGSYFEVVHDDDSLDNLNIQSDGVGSRKLNNEPFSDLAPLQNIYTTSSYHFEQDNQESGVGVTTQGSEICHTNENKDGLHGLQNLSCTSQHLGSSHLTSEVSNEALLSGSSDGLLEAITNPVKMLHRSDDTSKRASATLQSSFLQVEHASEGTKGSIDRSSEPAMKKFGASEEPNSAKSQGEPDLKNSSPHLVIPLPTISGEFIQSPKGKQLAHVAGVSEETKYDRVDDTNHSTSDDSKLAMLEQLQDSVDNLSSGVMEEKTIRGQISAVSGNVVHVVKSGHCEKVAVSTSTTDDKFESPGDIVPDNSSACLPDEKDPSITVNHEVSFKEGVVPALEDDPEKMSSMNHEEPLKEDDKSTLEVGEHNTTSPVSEPLLMGSTGSVNPNIDTICSSGTDAVAETPQCEEQATSSGSLTTNATQDKLGDHPDACPPKVLTTGPLMQPEDHEDLVAPSSVLGASSEKGEQNNGKVPLNGMDDSGVQLQDKVLSHGGDRTLVTVSSENKNGLEHGTGEGSCTDATCGSPTVISCNESCPEEDGQGSNALLHHKQTEPPKDPKDHTALTNNSHVSKEGSSRNVKPTLTSEETHTAEDKSFSFEVGAPLNITEKAHAPAWSPLPRSEVAQSPEVTTGIPKPGNPSNHGSDESKNLAIVETSKEQLSGRKVVGSAEGSSVSSHIGHITKAKSTPLEQEQQHPTPDVNVSSAALGHQPFTDLQHVQLRAQIFVYGALIQGMPPAESYMVSAFGEPACGRKPPWGTLLQAALERYNSQRSSLTGLETPTSSHIGSRVTEKASRSTVVKTAPASKKGGKTVLPAHTAVPLHLPTLNMSPLGSSALSLPRGTHLDFGQAVSPVFPYSSQTRQPTSGVASWFPQSPGGRAAPWLVQPQNLIFDSSMKPPVPASANETAKGASSKNISISQAVSPVAFPPNQAPSTISPLAVIPEEKQKASVSTSKRGATPQKSRKRKKAPASPEQPIIAPLLKTDIASVTPATQHTPGFTLSTHSPSNILASGLVSNTGLVTPVPNYQITGIKDAEQRIFSEQISGAIEQSMGQAKGAGVHAMDAVRHAEGIWGHLSTNSKGKLPAEVEEKLTSAAAAASAAVSVAKAAAEAAKMASEAALLAKMMAEEVLSSTYANSSQKHDAGEFKVSNNLASFSSLTPTSSWKTKDDISKGSIISVAREVARKRVEEAAAAAKRAENLDAILKAAELAAEAVFKAGTIIGMGEPLPFTLSELLEAGPDGYWKSDQVRNKKATKLELPTDFSKSGRKRGGKAKHDHAIQNLEPSSSGKGLQLDVVHSGNVAEDVPTIAPVNGNRNDAAPNIIWNGIEKGSAVEVLVHKGESGVAWFSAKVLDINNDSACISYDSHTEETGLRKEWVPLRQEGEKAPQIRLAHPATVSRLKGTRKRRRDTSGNYSWAIGDHVDVLIEDSWREGIISRNRDGDETKLTVQFSAGTSDSLVVDAWNLRPSLVWNDGQWIEWSRGKTVDCNKGDSPHEKRQRTKGNDHVPIGGAAAGPSMDTSTNAAAKPEEPKPLALSDRDMVFNIGKRVVESKTDGVAFKRPGLRKEGSRVVGVPKPGKKKKFMEVSKHYDADQADKISEGNASTRPVKHLVPNVPRPREGTSKVDQKGKRIGEMRSRVPKSTKSQDGATNIIPGKGPLSMSAPSTGVFESSHTFAGSTIGSSNNMNLSVEKNSSVHGVGLRSEDSSVSEPHIQAASAAPTSRKNLTTTDRAKRKHVPSMDNSNRTTNKTSEIPGKSADSTEPRRSNRRIQPTSRLLEGLQSSLIVSKVPGEKGPRTNYRSASSRGRNLG; via the exons ATGGATTATGATGATTCTGATTTTCAGAGCCAGAATTTCCAGTTAGCTGGTGAAGACAACAATAAATTCCCAGCAGGTCTGCGGCAATTTCCACTGCCCAAACTTGACATCGACGACCAACTACAAAGCCACCTCAGATTTGATAATCTAATTGATTCAGAGGGACTTTTTAGCGGACAAGGTCACGGCAACAGTTGGATTGAGGTTTTGTCCACTGGAAGTAGTGTTGTTGATTTTAGTTCTAGTGCTGCTGAATCTTGCTCTATAAATAGGACAAATAATGTATGGTCTGAGGCAACATCCACTGAATCTGTGGAAATGTTATTGAAGTCAGTGGGTGAAAATGAGATGACCGGTAACATGGATGAGAACGCACATCATCAGATTAGTGGAATGGACAGTAAAACTGATCCATCCAACATGCCGTCCAAAACAAGTGATTCTCCCACAGGCAACATTATAGTACCAGCTGAGAATGATAAGTCTCAGAGCACTCGTTCGGAAATGGCAGAAGATCCTTCAAGGATTCAGCCTCAGCTTGAGCATATCAGACCTTTCTCAGTGGATGACAAAGCTGAACAAGCAGTAGGTTCAACTTTATCAGACAGAAAATCTAACTATACGCTGGAATCTGTTTCTGAGAGGTGCATAGTGAGTGGGAGGTCTTCTTCTCCAAAGAAAACATCAGAAAGCTGTCCAGATGTTGGCAGCTATTTTGAGGTGGTCCATGATGATGATTCTTTGGACAACCTCAACATACAGTCAGATGGAGTAGGTTCTAGAAAGTTGAATAATGAACCCTTCTCAGACTTGGCACCATTACAGAACATTTATACTACCAGCTCATATCACTTTGAGCAGGACAATCAAGAATCAGGAGTTGGTGTTACCACTCAAGGTTCAGAAATATGCCACACGAATGAAAATAAAGATGGACTTCATGGTTTGCAAAATTTGTCATGTACAAGCCAGCATTTGGGTTCTTCACACTTAACTAGTGAAGTTAGCAATGAAGCTTTATTGTCGGGAAGTTCTGATGGATTACTGGAGGCCATCACAAATCCAGTAAAGATGCTGCACAGGAGTGATGACACTAGTAAGAGAGCCAGTGCTACACTGCAATCATCTTTCTTACAAGTCGAGCATGCATCAGAAGGCACAAAAGGTTCTATTGACAGGAGCAGTGAGCCCGCCATGAAGAAATTTGGTGCTAGTGAAGAACCCAATTCTGCTAAATCTCAAGGTGAGccagatttgaaaaattctagTCCTCATCTTGTCATTCCTTTGCCAACCATAAGTGGTGAGTTTATTCAGTCTCCAAAAGGAAAACAGCTTGCTCATGTTGCTGGAGTTTCTGAAGAAACCAAATATGACAGGGTGGATGATACAAACCATAGCACTAGTGATGACTCAAAACTTGCCATGTTGGAGCAGCTTCAAGATTCTGTTGATAATCTATCTAGTGGTGTTATGGAAGAGAAGACAATCAGAGGGCAAATCTCAGCTGTTTCAGGGAACGTTGTACATGTAGTGAAAAGTGGTCATTGTGAAAAAGTTGCAGTTTCTACCAGTACAACAGATGATAAGTTTGAGTCACCGGGTGATATTGTGCCTGACAATTCTTCAGCTTGTTTACCTGATGAAAAAGACCCAAGCATCACAGTTAACCACGAGGTGTCATTCAAGGAAGGTGTTGTGCCTGCATTAGAAGACGATCCTGAGAAAATGTCCTCAATGAATCATGAGGAGCCATTGAAGGAAGATGATAAATCTACTTTAGAAGTTGGAGAACACAATACCACATCTCCTGTTTCTGAGCCCTTGCTGATGGGATCAACAGGATCAGTGAATCCGAACATTGATACTATTTGTAGCAGTGGTACTGATGCTGTTGCAGAAACACCACAATGCGAAGAACAGGCCACTTCTTCGGGTAGTTTGACCACAAATGCAACTCAGGATAAACTAG GTGATCATCCAGACGCTTGTCCACCGAAAGTCTTGACTACCGGGCCTTTGATGCAACCTGAGGATCATGAAGATTTAGTTGCACCATCCTCTGTCTTGGGTGCCTCATCTGAAAAGGGTGAACAAAATAACGGAAAAGTTCCCTTGAATGGGATGGATGATTCGGGTGTGCAGTTACAAG ATAAGGTATTAAGTCATGGTGGAGATCGTACTCTTGTTACTGTTTCATCAGAGAATAAGAATGGCTTAGAACATGGGACTGGTGAAGGAAGCTGCACTGATGCTACATGTGGTTCGCCTACAGTGATTAGTTGCAATGAATCCTGTCCAGAAGAAGATGGGCAGGGCAGTAATGCTTTGCTTCATCACAAACAAACCGAACCACCCAAGGATCCTAAAGATCATACAGCTTTGACTAACAATTCCCATGTCTCAAAAGAAGGTTCTTCCAGAAATGTAAAACCTACTCTTACTTCGGAGGAGACGCATACAGCCGAAGATAAAAGTTTTTCATTTGAGGTTGGAGCTCCACTAAATATAACTGAGAAAGCTCATGCTCCTGCTTGGAGCCCATTGCCTCGATCTGAAGTTGCTCAGAGTCCCGAG GTAACCACTGGAATTCCTAAACCTGGAAATCCATCGAATCATGGCAGTGATGAAAGTAAGAATTTGGCGATTGTGGAGACCAGCAAAGAACAACTATCTGGAAGGAAAGTGGTTGGAAGTGCTGAGGGGTCTTCTGTAAGCTCACATATTGGTCATATCACTAAAGCCAAAAGTACACCACTAGAGCAGGAACAACAACATCCAACTCCTGATGTCAATG TTTCTTCTGCAGCTTTGGGGCACCAACCTTTCACAGATTTACAGCATGTGCAGCTACGTGCACAGATATTTGTTTATGGAGCTCTCAT TCAAGGAATGCCACCGGCAGAATCTTACATGGTGTCAGCTTTTGGAGAACCTG CATGTGGTCGTAAGCCTCCATGGGGGACACTTTTGCAAGCTGCTTTGGAAAGATATAATAGTCAGAGGTCATCTTTAACTGGCTTGGAGACTCCTACAAGCTCACATATAG GTAGCCGTGTGACGGAAAAAGCCAGTAGAAGCACAGTGGTTAAAACTGCACCAGCTAGCAAAAAGGGTGGCAAAACTGTGTTGCCAGCACATACTGCTGTGCCCCTTCATTTGCCAACTTTAAATATGTCTCCTCTTGGTAGTTCTGCTTTGAGCTTGCCACGAGGTACTCATCTGGATTTTGGCCAGGCTGTATCACCGGTATTCCCATACAGTTCACAGACAAGGCAGCCTACTTCTGGTGTTGCATCGTGGTTTCCCCAGAGCCCTGGTGGGCGCGCTGCCCCCTGGTTGGTTCAACCACAGAATTTGATATTTGATTCATCGATGAAACCGCCTGTGCCGGCAAGTGCAAATGAAACTGCAAAGGGAGCATCCTCTAAAAACATATCCATTTCACAAGCTGTTTCACCTGTTGCATTCCCTCCGAATCAGGCGCCTTCTACCATTTCTCCATTAGCAGTCATACCTGAGGAAAAACAGAAGGCATCGGTTTCTACTTCTAAGCGTGGAGCTACACCACAAAagtcaagaaaaagaaagaaagctcCAGCAAGTCCAGAACAACCTATCATTGCCCCTCTGCTCAAAACAGATATTGCATCTGTTACTCCTGCCACTCAGCATACACCAGGCTTCACCTTATCCACTCATTCTCCAAGCAATATTTTGGCCAGTGGGCTTGTTTCTAACACAGGCTTGGTCACCCCTGTGCCTAATTATCAGATTACTGGTATCAAGGATGCAGAGCAAAGAATCTTTTCAGAACAGATCTCTGGTGCAATAGAGCAATCAATGGGACAAGCAAAAGGGGCAGGTGTGCATGCGATGGATGCAGTTAGGCATGCTGAAGGTATTTGGGGCCACTTATCAACAAATTCGAAAGGCAAATTACCTGCAGAAGTAGAAGAGAAGCTTActtcagctgctgctgctgcttctgcagcAGTTTCTGTTGCAAAGGCAGCTGCTGAAGCTGCTAAGATGGCCTCAGAGGCTGCATTGCTGGCAAAAATGATGGCAGAGGAAGTCCTTTCTTCTACCTATGCAAATTCCTCTCAGAAGCATGATGCTGGTGAATTTAAAGTCAGTAACAACCTGGCTAGTTTCTCAAGTTTGACACCCACATCGTCttggaaaacaaaggatgaCATTTCCAAGGGTTCCATTATTTCAGTGGCACGGGAGGTTGCTAGAAAGAGGGTTGaagaggcagcagcagctgcaaaaCGTGCAGAAAACTTGGATGCCATTCTGAAAGCTGCAGAACTTGCTGCAGAGGCTGTGTTCAAAGCAGGAACCATCATTGGTATGGGTGAACCTTTACCTTTTACCCTTAGTGAGCTGTTGGAAGCTGGTCCTGATGGTTACTGGAAATCTGATCAAGTGAGGAATAAGAAGGCTACAAAATTGGAACTACCTACTGATTTTAGTAAATCTGGAAGGAAGCGTGGTGGCAAAGCTAAACATGACCATGCAATACAGAACTTAGAGCCATCTTCTAGTGGCAAAGGGTTGCAGCTAGATGTAGTGCATTCAG GGAACGTGGCTGAAGATGTTCCCACCATTGCTCCAGTCAATGGGAACAGAAATGATGCAGCACCGAACATAATCTGGAATGGCATTGAAAAGGGATCTGCTGTTGAG GTTTTAGTTCACAAGGGTGAGTCTGGAGTAGCTTGGTTTTCTGCCAAAGTTCTTGATATAAACAATGATAGTGCATGTATCAGCTACGACTCTCACACTGAAG AAACTGGTCTTCGCAAAGAATGGGTGCCATTGAGACAGGAAGGGGAGAAGGCACCTCAAATCCGCCTTGCTCATCCTGCAACTGTTTCTAGATTGAAAGGAACTAGGAAGCGCCGTAGGGACACATCAGGAAATTACTCTTGGGCTATTGGTGATCATGTGGACGTATTGATTGAAGATAG TTGGCGAGAGGGAATTATTTCTCGCAACCGTGATGGTGATGAAACAAAGCTTACCGTACAATTTTCAG CAGGAACCAGTGATTCCTTAGTTGTTGATGCTTGGAATCTTCGCCCATCACTTGTTTGGAACGATGGGCAGTGGATAGAGTGGTCCCGAGGGAAGACGGTTGATTGTAATAAG GGTGATTCTCCTCATGAGAAACGGCAAAGAACAAAAGGTAATGATCATGTACCTATtggtggagcagcagcaggcccTTCTATGGATACGAGCACAAATGCTGCAGCAAAACCAGAGGAGCCAAAGCCATTGGCTTTATCTGATAGGGACATGGTTTTCAACATCGGAAAGAGGGTAGTTGAGAGTAAAACTGATGGTGTTGCTTTCAAGCGACCTGGACTTCGGAAAGAAGGATCACGGGTAGTTGGTGTTCCAAAACctggaaagaagaaaaagttTATGGAAGTAAGCAAACACTATGATGCAGATCAAGCTGATAAAATTTCTGAGGGTAATGCATCTACCAGACCTGTGAAACATTTGGTGCCAAATGTGCCAAGACCACGGGAAGGTACTTCTAAAGTTGACCAGAAAGGAAAGAGGATAGGGGAGATGAGATCGAGAGTACCTAAATCTACAAAGTCTCAGGATGGTGCAACTAACATCATTCCTGGCAAGGGACCTTTATCCATGTCTGCCCCAAGCACTGGTGTTTTCGAAAGTAGTCATACATTTGCAGGAAGTACAATAGGTTCTTCCAACAACATGAACCTCTCTGTAGAAAAGAATAGTTCTGTCCATGGCGTTGGCCTTAGATCTGAAGATTCTTCTGTTTCTGAACCACACATCCAAGCTGCATCTGCTGCTCCTACTTCCAGGAAGAATTTAACCACTACTGATCGAGCTAAAAGGAAACATGTTCCTTCTATGGATAATTCGAACAGGACCACAAACAAAACATCTGAAATTCCAGGGAAGAGTGCTGATTCTACTGAACCCAGAAGGTCGAACCGCCGAATTCAACCAACCTCACGG TTACTGGAGGGTCTGCAGAGTTCCCTTATAGTTTCCAAAGTTCCAGGCGAAAAGGGTCCTAGGACTAACTACAGAAGTGCTTCCTCAAGAG GGCGAAACCTTGGCTGA